In Xenorhabdus nematophila ATCC 19061, one DNA window encodes the following:
- a CDS encoding Tn3 family transposase — protein sequence MSKLKPKSQSLPVINPNAAGIDIGGRFHVVAVPPERCDEPVQTFKAFTGDTNEFVKLQPRSNQLAWTLANQRWRDDIDNPIYSQIRHMGIIEIMNHVNRKTGFLGAFKGIATRKRCTKAEADDLIACIFGNGTNYGLHRIAAISDRSIGVLRGVNDAFVRPETISAANDLISNGIARLPVFRYYTLNESSPFGSIDGQKYACRINTFKARFSVKYFRKGKGVSAMTLVSNHVPIKTTVISPNEYEGHYAFDLLYNNSSDIQPKSLTTDTHGINNVNFAILDLFGYQFSPRYARFKQAFAEQFEVNAGTDMTISLKKPIKRKLIEQEWGNIQHIICSLSRKVTQQSTVVKKLSNNKRNNRTLLALHEYDRLIKCLYLLEYVDNKTLRQFVQQALNRGEAYHQLRRAIASVNGNQFRGGNDYQVEQWNDCARLIANCIIYYNSTLLSGLVERFEKQGNSEAIEILANLSPVAWSHIQLAGNYIFAEQSDTFSLDSLLENVDPLLESKMDDSDEYDAYEKVG from the coding sequence ATGTCGAAATTAAAACCAAAATCCCAATCGCTTCCCGTCATCAACCCTAATGCGGCGGGGATTGATATCGGTGGCCGCTTTCACGTTGTAGCAGTTCCTCCGGAGCGTTGTGACGAACCGGTCCAAACCTTCAAAGCATTCACTGGCGACACCAATGAATTTGTCAAATTACAGCCTCGCTCAAACCAGCTCGCGTGGACGTTAGCTAACCAACGTTGGCGCGATGACATTGATAACCCGATTTATAGTCAGATCAGGCACATGGGAATTATTGAGATTATGAATCATGTCAATCGTAAAACGGGATTCCTTGGAGCTTTTAAAGGCATAGCCACCCGAAAACGGTGTACTAAAGCCGAAGCAGATGACTTAATCGCCTGCATTTTTGGCAATGGCACTAATTATGGCCTTCACCGTATAGCGGCGATTTCAGATCGCAGCATTGGCGTTTTGCGGGGTGTCAACGATGCATTTGTCCGGCCTGAAACGATTAGTGCAGCCAATGACCTCATCTCTAATGGAATAGCCCGCCTGCCGGTTTTCAGGTACTACACCCTCAACGAATCATCGCCCTTCGGCAGTATCGATGGTCAGAAATATGCCTGTCGCATCAATACGTTTAAAGCCAGATTCTCGGTGAAATATTTCCGCAAGGGGAAAGGTGTTTCTGCAATGACATTGGTCTCCAATCATGTTCCAATCAAAACAACCGTAATTTCACCGAATGAATATGAAGGGCACTATGCCTTTGATTTACTGTACAACAACAGCAGTGATATTCAGCCAAAATCGCTGACAACGGATACGCATGGTATCAATAATGTCAATTTTGCTATTTTGGATCTGTTCGGTTATCAGTTCTCGCCCCGTTATGCCCGGTTTAAACAGGCTTTTGCTGAACAATTTGAGGTCAATGCAGGCACTGATATGACTATCAGCCTGAAAAAGCCCATCAAACGTAAATTAATCGAGCAGGAATGGGGAAATATTCAGCACATTATCTGTTCACTCAGCCGTAAAGTGACCCAGCAAAGTACCGTTGTCAAAAAGTTGTCCAATAACAAGCGAAATAACCGAACCTTGTTAGCCCTTCATGAATACGACCGGTTGATTAAGTGTCTTTATCTGTTGGAGTATGTTGATAACAAAACGCTGAGGCAGTTTGTGCAACAAGCATTGAATCGGGGAGAAGCCTATCATCAACTCAGAAGAGCCATCGCATCTGTTAATGGCAATCAGTTTCGGGGCGGAAATGATTATCAGGTTGAACAATGGAACGATTGTGCCCGCCTGATCGCCAATTGCATTATCTACTACAATTCAACCTTGTTATCCGGACTGGTAGAACGATTTGAAAAACAAGGTAACAGCGAGGCAATTGAAATACTGGCCAATCTCTCCCCAGTGGCTTGGAGCCATATCCAGTTGGCAGGGAACTACATTTTCGCAGAACAAAGTGACACCTTCAGTCTTGACAGTTTACTAGAAAATGTAGACCCGCTGCTCGAATCAAAAATGGATGATAGTGATGAGTATGATGCTTACGAGAAAGTAGGCTGA
- a CDS encoding ATP-binding cassette domain-containing protein, whose product MFLTTGQQALVGRNGIGKSCLAAILAGKMMPSEGYVHRFCDVGYLSQKEAQLPGTGADVLGINIIRQVNERILIGKGTPDDFNFMEGQWNWESETKVFLEEGGLSSDVLDRAFVSLSGGEQTRLRLLALKKQGYDFIVLDEPSNHLDRNGRIWLAQWLSAFNGGSLLVTHDTYLLEKVSSIYELNSIGIEHSQGGWQSWLESREQLRLGIQRETELSKKYLQQVQRDKQKMREKAEKRQNQGKSRRSNANQSKIILDREQGRSEATQSRNAKLYDERIQRAAVNAMQAKDKLEIIEPLVIVASMPERATNPLLYLRNVVLPFGTLTPVNLVLNSGERLAILGDNGSGKSTLLKVMAGLIKPVTGECTVTRSHRLMDQHFSFLDKELSALQNFQHQAPGWTENLYRTRLAQLRIHSDIVLKPVSTLSGGEQLKIALACLFCGPSAPSLLILDEPDNHLDIESRELLQQALRNYKGAILLVSHDIKFIEKIGDMNYLCLNL is encoded by the coding sequence ATGTTTTTGACGACTGGCCAGCAAGCATTGGTAGGTCGCAACGGTATTGGTAAATCTTGTCTTGCTGCAATATTGGCCGGAAAAATGATGCCGTCTGAAGGTTATGTTCATCGCTTTTGTGATGTAGGTTATCTTTCCCAGAAGGAAGCTCAGTTACCGGGAACGGGTGCCGATGTATTAGGGATAAATATTATCCGGCAGGTTAATGAACGAATCCTGATAGGGAAAGGAACACCAGACGACTTCAATTTCATGGAAGGCCAATGGAATTGGGAATCAGAAACAAAAGTATTTTTGGAAGAGGGGGGATTATCTTCTGATGTACTGGATCGTGCTTTCGTTTCTCTCAGTGGTGGGGAGCAAACTAGATTACGATTATTGGCACTTAAGAAGCAAGGGTATGATTTTATTGTTCTGGATGAACCAAGTAATCATTTGGATAGAAACGGACGTATTTGGTTGGCACAGTGGCTATCTGCATTTAACGGAGGAAGTCTGCTTGTTACTCATGATACTTATTTACTGGAAAAAGTATCATCAATTTACGAACTAAACAGCATCGGGATTGAACATAGTCAGGGAGGTTGGCAATCTTGGCTCGAAAGTCGGGAACAGTTGCGTTTAGGGATACAGAGAGAGACTGAATTATCAAAAAAATATTTGCAACAGGTACAACGCGACAAACAGAAAATGCGAGAAAAAGCTGAAAAGCGCCAAAATCAGGGAAAGTCACGACGTTCAAACGCAAATCAGAGCAAAATCATTCTTGATCGAGAACAAGGACGTTCTGAGGCGACCCAATCTAGAAATGCGAAATTGTATGATGAGAGAATACAAAGAGCGGCCGTTAATGCTATGCAGGCTAAGGATAAGTTGGAAATTATCGAACCATTAGTCATTGTTGCGTCAATGCCTGAAAGAGCAACAAATCCTCTGCTTTATCTACGTAATGTTGTGTTACCGTTTGGTACATTGACACCAGTGAACCTGGTATTAAACAGTGGTGAGCGGTTAGCTATTTTGGGAGACAATGGCAGTGGGAAATCTACTTTATTAAAAGTCATGGCTGGCTTAATCAAGCCAGTCACTGGAGAGTGCACGGTGACCCGCTCTCATCGTCTGATGGATCAACACTTTTCCTTCTTGGACAAAGAACTTTCAGCTTTACAGAATTTTCAGCATCAAGCACCGGGATGGACAGAAAATCTCTATCGTACACGTTTAGCTCAATTAAGAATCCATAGTGACATCGTGTTGAAGCCTGTTTCAACATTGAGTGGTGGGGAGCAATTAAAAATTGCTTTAGCTTGCCTATTTTGTGGACCCAGCGCGCCTTCACTTTTAATATTGGATGAACCAGACAATCATTTAGATATCGAATCGCGTGAACTGCTACAACAAGCATTACGCAATTATAAGGGTGCTATCTTACTGGTTTCTCATGATATTAAATTCATCGAGAAAATTGGAGATATGAATTATTTATGTTTAAATCTCTGA